A stretch of the Dioscorea cayenensis subsp. rotundata cultivar TDr96_F1 chromosome 4, TDr96_F1_v2_PseudoChromosome.rev07_lg8_w22 25.fasta, whole genome shotgun sequence genome encodes the following:
- the LOC120258177 gene encoding pentatricopeptide repeat-containing protein At4g21190 — protein MAVMEVSLFANAGAGVPPRRFVGLSSPETKKKRSLGVVFVRRNSMNWEQSLNFCFEMVMRLMEGATVCFRICVPPELLILCNDSGKLNSLVVCDARGPRPRYPRVWKSRKRIGTISKSQKLVTCIKGLSNVKEEVYGALDSFVAWDLEFPLIVVKKALKTLEDEKEWKRIIQVIKWMLSKGQGKTMGSYYTLLNALAEDGRLDEAEELWTKIFSRNLECLPRVFFGKMISIYYKHQMYEKIFEVFADMEELGVSPDKRIVDLMGNTFQKLGMLDKYEKLHEKYPPPKWEYRYIKGKRVRIKMKNLIDSYGEEPEYNLLNQDAESSSDPDDLQKTRHQGVGIKVEHLTDSEGEQDLQIRSGEEPEHNPLDHDAESFSDQDETENI, from the exons ATGGCGGTGATGGAG GTCTCTCTATTCGCGAACGCGGGCGCTGGAGTTCCTCCCCGCCGCTTCGTTGGTCTCTCTTCGCcggagacgaagaagaagagatctttgGGCGTTGTTTTCGTTCGGAGAAACAG TATGAATTGGGAACAAAGTttgaacttttgttttgaaatggTGATGAGATTAATGGAAGGTGCCACTGTTT GTTTCCGCATTTGTGTCCCGCCAGAACTATTAATTTTGTGCAATGACTCCGGAAAATTGAACTCTTTAGTG GTATGTGATGCAAGAGGTCCTCGACCGAGATATCCTCGTGTATGGAAATCCCGGAAAAGAATTGGCACCATTTCAAAGTCACAAAAGCTTGTTACTTGT ATAAAAGGACTTTCAAATGTCAAGGAGGAGGTCTATGGTGCCCTTGATTCTTTTGTTGCATGGGACTTGGAATTCCCTTTGATCGTAGTGAAGAAGGCATTGAAAACGCTTGAGGATGAAAAAGAGTGGAAGAGGATAATTCAA GTGATAAAGTGGATGTTGAGCAAAGGGCAAGGGAAGACGATGGGGAGTTATTATACATTATTAAATGCTCTAGCCGAGGATGGAAGGCTTGATGAAGCTGAAGAATTGTGGACTAAGATTTTTTCAAGAAATTTGGAATGTCTGCCTCGTGTTTTCTTTGGCAAGATGATATCAATATACTACAAGCATCAGATGTATGAGAAGATATTTGAG GTATTTGCTGATATGGAAGAACTAGGTGTCAGTCCTGATAAAAGGATTGTAGATTTGATGGGTAATACCTTCCAAAAACTGGGCATGCTGGACAAATACGAGAAGTTACATGAGAAGTATCCACCACCCAAATGGGAATACCGGTACATCAAAGGCAAGCGTGTGaggatcaaaatgaaaaatctaatcGACAGTTATGGTGAGGAGCCTGAGTATAATCTTCTCAACCAGGATGCAGAATCATCCTCCGACCCAGATGATCTACAAAAGACACGACATCAAGGTGTAGGGATCAAAGTGGAACATCTGACTGACTCTGAAGGGGAGCAAGATCTTCAAATCCGTTCCGGTGAGGAGCCTGAGCATAATCCTCTCGATCACGATGCAGAATCATTCTCTGACCAAGATGAAACGGAAAACATCTAA
- the LOC120258379 gene encoding uncharacterized protein LOC120258379 isoform X1 → MINLLIGCYMDSATPRPEVSQESARESLIAISQSIPENTFATEDSTPVKSADANGSGLKEHIGSGSDDFRSMLISISYAPPSPEAQPLPEAQPLPPTLENPAT, encoded by the exons ATGATCAATCTATTGATCG GTTGTTATATGGATTCCGCAACACCGAGGCCAGAGGTTTCTCAAGAATCTGCTAGGGAGTCACTTATAGCAATCTCTCAGTCTATTCCAGAGAATACCTTCGCCACCGAAGATTCTACACCTGTGAAATCAGCTGACGCCAATGGCTCTGGCTTAAAGGAACACATTGGAAGTGGCTCGGATGACTTCCGATCAATGCTAATCTCCATATCATATGCTCCACCATCTCCGGAGGCTCAACCACTACCAGAAGCTCAACCGTTGCCGCCTACTCTGGAAAACCCTGCCACCTAG
- the LOC120258379 gene encoding uncharacterized protein LOC120258379 isoform X2, translating into MDSATPRPEVSQESARESLIAISQSIPENTFATEDSTPVKSADANGSGLKEHIGSGSDDFRSMLISISYAPPSPEAQPLPEAQPLPPTLENPAT; encoded by the coding sequence ATGGATTCCGCAACACCGAGGCCAGAGGTTTCTCAAGAATCTGCTAGGGAGTCACTTATAGCAATCTCTCAGTCTATTCCAGAGAATACCTTCGCCACCGAAGATTCTACACCTGTGAAATCAGCTGACGCCAATGGCTCTGGCTTAAAGGAACACATTGGAAGTGGCTCGGATGACTTCCGATCAATGCTAATCTCCATATCATATGCTCCACCATCTCCGGAGGCTCAACCACTACCAGAAGCTCAACCGTTGCCGCCTACTCTGGAAAACCCTGCCACCTAG
- the LOC120258377 gene encoding LOW QUALITY PROTEIN: pentatricopeptide repeat-containing protein At5g46580, chloroplastic (The sequence of the model RefSeq protein was modified relative to this genomic sequence to represent the inferred CDS: inserted 2 bases in 1 codon) yields MAMASSTSPKLLLDLQFPSKPSPRATIVCNSSRAPPPQPLPPTPSLSDQLKPLAVTLLKDSPKPSAIDELHPPKPIWINPSRPKPSVLSLRRHERRPYSHNPNLPSIARLSRSLSSLPDSDLPAALAASPTXPSRDDALVLLNSLRPWSKAHLFFLYLKANSSSPLETLFYNVAMKALRAGRQFSLVEQLAHEMLDLGIELDNVTYSTIITTAKRCHEFDKAILWFERMYETSVMPDEVTYSAVLDVYAKLGKKEEVIGLYERARAAGWIPDQVAFSVLAKMFGHAGDYDGIRYVLQEMDNLGVKPNLIVYNTLLEALGNAGKPGLARSLFEDMVSAGVSPDEKTLTALIKIYGKARWSRDALQLWERMRSNKWPMDFILYNTLLSMCADVGLVDEAERLFGEMKRPDRWSYTAMIKIYGSVGKVERALQLFDEMLHRGVEPNVMGVTCLIQCLGKGKRIGDAVKVFDIALQRGIKPDERLCCCLLSLVSLCEDGEVDAVLSCLEKSNARLVEFVKMLGSEEVGFAIVKEEFQGLLNEASVDVRRPFCNCLIDVCRNRSYPSKRARELLYLGTVYGLYAGLHEKGSDEWSLNLRSLSVGAAKTAFEEWMKALSSSSENEKVFPQVFAVHTGSGIHKFSQGLTSAFAEHLKDLAAPFQQDEGRTGWFVASKDDLFSWLESRTASTAVAA; encoded by the exons ATGGCGATGGCGTCCTCGACCTCGCCGAAGCTCCTCCTCGATCTCCAGTTCCCCTCCAAACCCTCCCCCAGAGCCACCATCGTCTGCAATTCTTCTAGAGCACCGCCGCCTCAACCGTTACCGCCGACTCCCTCCCTCTCCGACCAGCTGAAGCCACTCGCCGTCACTCTCCTCAAGGACTCCCCCAAACCCTCCGCCATTGACGAGCTTCACCCTCCCAAGCCCATCTGGATCAATCCCTCCCGTCCCAAACCCTCCGTCCTCTCCCTCCGCCGCCACGAACGCCGCCCCTACTCCCACAACCCCAACCTACCCTCCATTGCTCGCCTCTCCCGCTCCCTATCCTCCCTCCCGGACTCCGACCTCCCCGCTGCTCTCGCCGCCTCTCCTAC TCCCTCCCGTGATGACGCCCTCGTCCTGCTCAACTCCCTCAGACCATGGTCCAAAGCTCACCTCTTCTTCCTCTATCTCAAGGCCAACTCCTCCTCCCCCCTCGAAACCCTCTTCTACAACGTTGCCATGAAAGCCCTTCGCGCTGGCCGCCAGTTCTCTCTCGTCGAGCAACTCGCCCATGAGATGCTCGACCTCGGCATCGAACTGGACAACGTCACCTACTCCACGATCATTACCACCGCCAAGCGTTGCCACGAGTTCGACAAGGCCATCCTCTGGTTTGAACGGATGTACGAGACCAGCGTCATGCCGGACGAGGTCACCTACTCAGCCGTGCTCGATGTCTATGCCAAGCTCGGCAAGAAGGAGGAGGTTATCGGCTTGTACGAGAGAGCCCGCGCCGCTGGCTGGATTCCCGACCAGGTCGCCTTCTCAGTGCTCGCCAAAATGTTCGGCCATGCCGGTGACTACGACGGCATTCGCTACGTCCTGCAAGAGATGGACAACCTCGGCGTCAAGCCAAACCTCATTGTCTACAACACGCTACTGGAAGCGTTGGGAAACGCCGGGAAGCCGGGGTTGGCGAGGAGCTTGTTCGAAGATATGGTGTCCGCCGGCGTGTCGCCGGATGAGAAGACGCTGACGGCACTGATCAAGATCTACGGGAAGGCGCGGTGGAGCCGCGACGCGCTGCAGCTGTGGGAGAGAATGAGGTCGAACAAGTGGCCGATGGATTTCATTCTATACAACACGTTGTTGAGTATGTGCGCGGATGTTGGGTTGGTGGATGAGGCCGAGAGGTTGTTCGGCGAGATGAAGAGGCCGGATAGATGGAGCTACACGGCCATGATCAAAATATATGGGAGTGTGGGCAAGGTAGAGAGAGCACTCCaactgtttgatgaaatgctgcACAGAGGAGTGGAACCTAATGTCATGGGTGTTACTTGTTTGATACAATGCTTAGGTAAGGGGAAGAGGATTGGAGATGCAGTGAAGGTGTTTGACATTGCGTTGCAGAGAGGGATCAAGCCCGATGAACGGTTGTGCTGCTGCTTGCTCTCTCTAGTTTCGCTGTGCGAGGACGGGGAGGTGGATGCCGTGCTTAGTTGCTTGGAGAAAAGCAATGCTCGGCTTGTCGAGTTTGTCAAGATGCTTGGCAGTGAAGAAGTTGGTTTTGCTATTGTGAAAGAGGAGTTTCAGGGGTTGCTCAATGAAGCTAGTGTTGATGTTCGAAGACCTTTCTGCAACTGTTTGATTGACGTGTGCCGGAATAGGAGCTATCCTTCGAAGAGAGCTCGTGAGCTCTTGTATCTAGGGACTGTTTATGGATTGTATGCTGGTTTGCATGAGAAGGGATCTGATGAATGGTCGTTGAACCTCCGGTCGTTGTCTGTTGGTGCAGCAAAGACTGCATTTGAAGAGTGGATGAAAGCTCTGTCCAGTTCTTCGGAGAATGAGAAGGTGTTCCCACAGGTCTTTGCAGTGCATACTGGTTCTGGAATTCATAAGTTCTCTCAAGGATTGACCAGTGCTTTCGCCGAACATTTGAAGGATCTGGCTGCACCTTTCCAGCAGGATGAAGGCCGGACCGGGTGGTTCGTTGCATCAAAAGATGACTTGTTTTCATGGCTTGAGTCTAGAACTGCATCCACAGCTGTTGCTGCATAA